In the genome of Juglans microcarpa x Juglans regia isolate MS1-56 chromosome 6S, Jm3101_v1.0, whole genome shotgun sequence, the window TGAAGTTTGTATATTGTTGTTAAGTTCATATTATATGTGGTTTTTATCTTGATTACCTTCCCTGTCCTTACAGCACAAAAAGGACACTTCAACGTCTAAAGGGCCAAAACTTGGATCGCGTTACCAGCTACCGAAAGTAAAAAATGAGGTATGCATAGAGCAGTCTGTTTTGTGTTGGTCTTTGAACATTTACAAGTGTATGCGAGTCCTTTTCACCCATGCAATAAGTTTTCTATTTATGCAGTTAAAGACTAAAGTCGAAAAACTCAAGGATACAAGagattattcatttcttttatccGACGATGCAGAGCTTCCTGCTTCTTATAAAGAGCCTCCGCGTAGAAATGTCTCCTTTCCAAATCATGGTCATGGTGTGTTACTGCTTCACTACCTCTTGCTCTAATGTACTTatatcaaactatttcattgaGAAAACTTATGAAGGGTTTTTGCTGATGTTGAAGAGGCGCGAGCATCTCACGTGCCGACGAAGAAGAGTATAGAAGCTTCGGGCAACAGTGGCAGAcatgaagaaaggaaaactgTTTCTATGAATGGTCAGTTCTATTCTAAACCAGGGTCCAAGTTGACTTCTGCTAGTAAGACAGCAGATTCTAGAAAACAACTCGGTAGCAACATTGGAAATGGGCCAGGACGGCCTGTGGGGCCAAAAGCCTTGCCTATAAAGAACCCTGTTGCTACCATGGACAAGAAGGCTGCCATGGAGAAGAAAGTTTCTGCACCAGCTGCTAAAAATTCCTTGCCTGGAATGCAGAGATCATCTTCACAAGTGCACTCATCTGCTCCGaagcagcccctagaacaaaaAAAGGGACAACAAGAGTCTAATAAATCTAAAATGGTGGTGCCAAAACAGCCATTGACATCGTCAAAACCAAAGGTTTGTGCCCACTCTTTGCACGCGCACACACTTGTACAACTCCATGTTGCCCTTTCAGttctttttgtgaaattttataTGGCAGTAATTTGCAAAGATTCACAATGTCTACTCCCTTTCATGTAATGTCAATAGATGAACAAGCCGCAAAAGCAAATTTCATCACATCCGACTTCCAGGGACCATCGACCCTTGAAAAAGCCAAGGCCTGTGAGTCGGTATtctgatgatgacgatgatggtGTAAAAGCCATCAGTATGATCAGACAAATGTTCAGGTATAGAGTTTTCCTTCACTATCTATTTAATACTGTGTCATTGGGCAGGATGTTGGAAGAAGTCagtttgatttcaaaaattctGCAGCAGGAAACTCAATCTTctgactattttttttcctttgctctCCTACATTATATCTGGAGGTTGTTatggaaaataaaattgttttgtaTAAGTGTGGTATTGAAAGTGGCATTCATTTTGTCTCTTGTCAGAGTTGTAAAACGTTAAACAGAACTGCCAATTTATCTGGAAAAAAATGGGGCGTTGATTGTTATTTTATGGACATTGGGGTAGACCTAAAGTCAACCCAGGCTAAAACAGAATAGCCAATTGTGGCAGCTACTTTAATGCTTTTGTGTTGAATTAAATGAGGAAAAAATGAAGACAAATAGCTGCATGCCTGACATCTGACGAGTGAACTGGTGAAATCTTAATTAGGTACAATCCCAACAGATACAAGGATGATGGTGATGATAGTGATATGGAGGCAAACTTTGCGGATATAATGAGGGAGGAGAAAAGAAGGTTTGTATTGTTTCACTTTTGCTTGATTGAGACACTGTTCATATCTTTTCTCCTATTTGATGAAATCATGTTCACTTTCATTCCTACCCTTCCTTTCTCTggattggaaaaaaataaaaataaaaaataaaatctatatttttctgTTGCCCGagctatttctcttttttctctattACAGTGCAAAAATTGCAAGGGAGGAGGATGAAGAGCAACTTAGATTgatagaggaagaagaagaaagagagcgGCTGGCACggttgagaaaattaaaaaagcgTTAGCTGGGCCAGGATTGACCAAAGTAACATCTTTTAGGACATTGTctgcttaattaatttcctattctttttgtatcaccattttgtttatatatatacatatatttaattttatgcaAAAGTTGCCTAATGATGGTGCCGATAAATTCTTCAATTTTAGGGTTAAGATGTTGCCAAAGTTCGAGGTGCTTTCGGCGAAATATTGTATGCTCGTGCAAACCAACAAAAGACGACAGTGATCTTATCTATCATTCCAAAATGCTAAAGTTTtccatttagatagtgagagaagatgaattgagatggtttgtgaatggtagtaagattattagtgaaattagATGTGATGATTTTATCTAACTTCTGTATCCAACCAGGTCCTAAGTTGTAAATAACTAagataatatgaatatgaatataagaaatgaaagTGGGGCCAATGAATGGTTTGGATAACATGTTATAGGTGGACTATAATAATTGATTGAGAGTTCCTTTCAATACTATTTGGTTTGGAGCATATGTTGGGCATGGCTCCCAATAGAGGAGACTCAAAGGAAATGGAAAAGGATACCTTGTGAAATACACATTGCTTGTAAGGTTGGCATGTATGATTCTTGTCAAAAGAGGGAGAAggtaaaaaaattgttgtggTTGGTAGTGTGGTGATTAGAGTTTCTTGGAGGGTTATTATAGCTAGTGGTGATCTGCAAATGACAATGGATATACACTTTTAAGTACTATAAGAGTGGGGTCCATTGTGAAAAAATTAGTAAGTCTAATACTCGGTAGACATTAAttcattatgtaaaaaaatatacataagcTTTCATTCATAATTCTTCATTCCTCTACATATattacataaaacatttatttctttcataacatattacaaggtggagtttttctttaagcCATTCTTATAACTAAATATTGAAGCCTTATATTTCAAAATCATGTACTAGGATTTTGCAATTTTATAACCTATGCTCTAACATTAATCAAAATCCCTCATATTTGTCTACATAATCATTACCTAGCTCTTATACCAAAATTGTAAACACCCCAAATTTATAACGAGTTGGATGCCAACAGAAATATGGACATACCCCTTGTCTACAATTTTCAAGACAATTTTAATGCAACATTCTCAATAAAACCCAACTGTGAAGGGAAAAAATCCCTTATATTGGGCTGAAGAATGGGCCCAGATCACAACCCAGATATATGGTTTGGGTTGGATTGGGCCGGAGGCAAGGCCTAGAGCCATATCACATGGTCTGGGTTAAATAAGTAATACATGGATCAAGGCTCGAGCAGGAGATCCAGGTTGGGTCTTTTCACAGGTCGGCCTGTGAAATGATGCAGTCCGAAGCAATGGAAGCAAGATTCAATCAGCAAAATGAAGCAATATAGAAACTCATGGCAGACATGGAGACCCTTCGACAAGAAAAGACTGCCTTACGAAGGAATGACGAAGAACATGAGCCGGACCAACAGAGCCACCACTCTGGGGACCATCCTCAACCTAATGCAACCACTATAGATTAAGAACAACACAGAGTCAATTTGCAAATCCAGATAGAAGTAGCAAAGCAGATAGGTCAATCCTCTACAGTGGACCAGCTACTCACCATCACTAAACTACTGTACAGTACTGGGATTTTGGCGGTACCTATACCTCCAAAGTTTAAAGTTCCTCAGATAGAGGCATACGATGGGTCAAATGACTCATTAGAACACTTGGAAACCTTCAAAACCTATATGACTCTCCAAGGCTTCCCCAGTGAGATAGCATGTAGGGCTTTCCCCCTCACTCTAAAGGGGTAGCACGAGTGTGGTTTGGTTCCATACGACCGAGAACCGTGGATAGTTTCAACGAACTAGCACGTTAGTTCTTGACACAGTTCATGGCCAGCCAAACGAGGAGAAGACCAATTGCCTATCTGTTGACTGTTAAGCAAAGGGATGACGAGAGCCATAAGTCATACCTCTCGCAGTTTAACAAAGAACGGATGACAATGGACGGCCAAGAAGAAAAAATCACTCTGGCAGCACTGTCAGGAGGGATTTGGCCTCGTAACCCCTTAATGACAAAGATCGCCCGAAAAACCCCATCAACCTTGAGGGAATTTATGGACCGAGCAAACGGTTACATAAACGGAGAGGATACACTCCAAGTGTTAACGGCACACAGAAAGAGTGACTTAGAGAGGGCGGACAAGAAAACAGCAAACCAACATCAAGGGTCAAACCAAGTGGTCTACAAGAAGAGGACTTATGAAGCCAAGGGCAAAGGAAAACCTAGCCCCCGTATACACACTAATCTGACGGTAGAAGTTGAGGAGGACTCGAGTCAACGAGAAGAGCAAAGACAAAGTGTGTCACGCCCCAAATATTGTTGCTTCCATAGGAGCAGTGGACATAGCACGCAAGATTGCTATACAAAGTGGAGAAGATTTGACGGCCCAGAAATTCATGCTGACCGATATAAAGACGAGAGGGATGAGTCGCAACGAGACTACCTTCCCTACTCTTGGAGAAACTAGGACCAAAGCCACGTTCGAAGAAATCAGGATCGAAGCCCCATTTGGAGGAATTAGGGCCCAAGTCGCAAGATTTACAGCTCGACCGGTAAGGACTAGAACCTTGCTCAGAGGAATAATAGAAGCCCTGacagaagaagaagcacaaaCCCATGTGAAGAGAACTCTCGTCAAGGAAACTTGAGAAGAGAAGAACCTCCCATAGTCGAAATCAGGACCATAGCTGGAGGATATGCTGGGGGAATGACTTCCTCTGCACAGAAGGCCCATGCAAGAAGGGCTAGGTACGAAGAAGTATTCTCTGCCCAACGACCATCCCGTAACAACAGAGACCCATCCAGAGAATATCTTGTAACGTTTagtgaagaagatggagaaggttTGTTGCGCCCTCATGACGATGCACTGGTAGTAAAAGCACAAATTACTAACTATCGGACTAAAAGAATATTGATCGACAATGGCAGTTCTGCCGACATCTTCTTCTGGGAAGCATTCATTAAAATGAGAATCACTCCCGATAGATTGCGGCCAGCACCAACGCCCCTCAAAGGCTTCACAGGGGACACCATCCAACCAATCGGAGCAATCGCTCTATCTGTATTGGTGGGAACGGCTCCCAAAACAACATCTCTCATGATAGACTTCTTGGTGGTGAAGGCCCATTCTTCTTACAAAGTGACCCTCGGACGTCCATCCTTGAATCAAATGAAGGCTGTAACTTTCACATATCATCAGAAGGAAAAATTCCCGACCTCATAGGAAAAATACGTGGCGAGCAACAGACCGCAAGAGATTACTACACCCGGGAGATGAAGTCAAAAGCAATAGTTAAACAAAGTCTTGAGCAAGGCCACAAGGAAGTAGCCATGTCGCCACCTCGGGCTCGAACGAAACCAGACCAAGAGGTAGGGGACGAAGAGGTACTAAGGCAGGCGGAACTTAACGAGGCGGCCATACCTCCACCTCCAGTTGTAATAGAACTAGATAGAGAAGTAAGGGACGAAGAGGCACTAAGGCAAGTGGAACCTAACGAGCTGTTACTTTTGATATCGATGGATCCTGAAAAACCAGAGCGGACTGTGCAAATGGGATCCAAAATGTCCACCAAGCTAAGCCAGTCTATGAAGCGACTACTTGTCGAACATAGTGATGTCTTCGCTT includes:
- the LOC121237748 gene encoding protein spt2-like isoform X2, encoding MHLYSHKSPREETTAPLLHISPLSSLSTQGFLRQTSHCHPSFGSFFGPSQPVIAQRVIQESKSLLETDHLASRLSNSLHGHKKDTSTSKGPKLGSRYQLPKVKNELKTKVEKLKDTRDYSFLLSDDAELPASYKEPPRRNVSFPNHGHEARASHVPTKKSIEASGNSGRHEERKTVSMNGQFYSKPGSKLTSASKTADSRKQLGSNIGNGPGRPVGPKALPIKNPVATMDKKAAMEKKVSAPAAKNSLPGMQRSSSQVHSSAPKQPLEQKKGQQESNKSKMVVPKQPLTSSKPKMNKPQKQISSHPTSRDHRPLKKPRPVSRYSDDDDDGVKAISMIRQMFRYNPNRYKDDGDDSDMEANFADIMREEKRSAKIAREEDEEQLRLIEEEEERERLARLRKLKKR
- the LOC121237748 gene encoding protein spt2-like isoform X1, with amino-acid sequence MRGYDRDELHGEVEDYDEYEEEGSELEEDPGEGGEGYEEEDPKPTREELEYLELRRRLKEQIRKQMKKDNDTSINVNGSNEKKNKKLPYDNFGSFFGPSQPVIAQRVIQESKSLLETDHLASRLSNSLHGHKKDTSTSKGPKLGSRYQLPKVKNELKTKVEKLKDTRDYSFLLSDDAELPASYKEPPRRNVSFPNHGHEARASHVPTKKSIEASGNSGRHEERKTVSMNGQFYSKPGSKLTSASKTADSRKQLGSNIGNGPGRPVGPKALPIKNPVATMDKKAAMEKKVSAPAAKNSLPGMQRSSSQVHSSAPKQPLEQKKGQQESNKSKMVVPKQPLTSSKPKMNKPQKQISSHPTSRDHRPLKKPRPVSRYSDDDDDGVKAISMIRQMFRYNPNRYKDDGDDSDMEANFADIMREEKRSAKIAREEDEEQLRLIEEEEERERLARLRKLKKR
- the LOC121237748 gene encoding protein spt2-like isoform X3; the protein is MLSFGSFFGPSQPVIAQRVIQESKSLLETDHLASRLSNSLHGHKKDTSTSKGPKLGSRYQLPKVKNELKTKVEKLKDTRDYSFLLSDDAELPASYKEPPRRNVSFPNHGHEARASHVPTKKSIEASGNSGRHEERKTVSMNGQFYSKPGSKLTSASKTADSRKQLGSNIGNGPGRPVGPKALPIKNPVATMDKKAAMEKKVSAPAAKNSLPGMQRSSSQVHSSAPKQPLEQKKGQQESNKSKMVVPKQPLTSSKPKMNKPQKQISSHPTSRDHRPLKKPRPVSRYSDDDDDGVKAISMIRQMFRYNPNRYKDDGDDSDMEANFADIMREEKRSAKIAREEDEEQLRLIEEEEERERLARLRKLKKR